In the genome of Drosophila pseudoobscura strain MV-25-SWS-2005 chromosome 3, UCI_Dpse_MV25, whole genome shotgun sequence, one region contains:
- the Khc-73 gene encoding kinesin-like protein KIF13A isoform X2, whose protein sequence is MSSDKIKVAVRVRPFNRREIELGTKCIVEMEKQQTILQNPPPLEKIERKQPKTFAFDHCFYSLNPEDDNFASQETVFDCVGRDILDNAFQGYNACIFAYGQTGSGKSYTMMGSQENKGIIPRLCDKLFSAIANKSTPELMYKVEVSYMEIYNEKVHDLLDPKPNKQSLKVREHNVMGPYVDGLSQLAVASYQDIDNLMTEGNKSRTVAATNMNAESSRSHAVFSVVLTQILTDQATGVSGEKVSRMSLVDLAGSERAVKTGAVGDRLKEGSNINKSLTTLGLVISKLADQTNGKRNGNDKFVPYRDSVLTWLLKDNLGGNSRTVMVATISPSADNYEETLSTLRYADRAKRIVNHAVVNEDPNARIIRELRHEVETLRSMLKHATGSPVGDVQDKLAESENLMKQISQTWEEKLVKTERIQNERQQALEKMGISVQASGIKVEKNKYYLVNLNADPSLNELLVYYLKERTLIGGRSISGQQPDIQLSGLGIQPEHCVITIEDSGLYMEPVQGARCFVNGSAAVEKTPLQNGDRILWGNHHFFRVNSPKSNNTSMSASEPQTPAQLIDYNFARDEIMQNELSNDPIQTAIARLERQHEEDKQVALEKQRQEYERQFQQLRNILSPSTPYAPYAPYDPLRMGKITPNTPTSQMRVEKWAQERDEMFRRSLGQLKTDIMRANSLVQEANFLAEEMEKKTKFSVTLQIPPANLSPNRRRGAFVSEPAILVKRTNSGSQIWTMEKLENKLIDMREMYQEHKERVLNGLPLVEQFSDDEYDDKDDDNAKPQDPFYESQENHNLIGVANIFLEVLFHDVKLDYHTPIISQQGEVAGRLQVEVERIAGQMPQDRMCESVSESSENSRDEYDDPVDPSSNQITCRVTIKCATGLPLSLSNFVFCQYTFWGHQEMVVPVINAESTAHDQNMVFKFEHTNDFTVTINEEFLEHCIEGALSIEVWGHRSAGFSRTKGWEVEQQQAKARSLVDRWAELSRKIELWVEIHELNDSGEYSPVEVTNRNEVLTGGIYQLRQGQQRRVNVRVKPVQNSGTLPIICQSIVNVAIGSVTVRSRLQRPLDSYQEEDLTVLREKWSEALGRRRQYLDQQIQMLIKKEEKNEQERERELSLVHQWVSLTEERNAVLVPAPGSGIPGAPASWEPPSGMEPHVPVLFLNLNGDDLSAQNTNDELSIAGINSILSKEHGHKFYTLQILQHLDKDVCCVASWDSSMHDSQALNRVTEANERVYLILRTTVRLSHPAPMDLVLRKRLSINIKKGQTLTDRLKKFRLVRGENAIWQSGVTYEVVSNIPKASEELEDRESLAQLAASGDDCSASDGETYIEKYTRGVSAVESILTLDRLRQNVAVKELETAHGQPLSMRKTVSVPNFSQKLMNKLTQIMRFDASMESLLNVGRSESFADLNNSALGNKFTPVHSGGGGSGNGVIRNRHSFGGKGSSEDSPGKAFGIGSISLLSARPTFLNLNLNLNTLRIAPTKPSPATSKLLGMRMTTLHEEPLGGHRSLDEEPEDSYSDSEYAAEYEQERQQNRSLATRSRLTSSKTMDSFMDVSSHSSNNYLSYTSSANANMKHLTGLATLSMSSSTSSGYGSQAVSCNNLSNEDITSMRSMSIDETPDLDRVNSNSPPNRQARVNPFLKDMPKAKTQEKVEPQAKTLQEAFTHPLEQPESKEAGQSDDECEQVPKNKINNNNNDSIIKEEPQHAPEEELQEVVEDESEQRQELSTDNQNGNQSLDEATHNISEQNLEGDGIVREELPAGKVMRRKKSNTQPPNNIGNSNNNNNNSNSTSQTARINQRASVAKMEGLAAHMDPSIMSSSTEVEDDGKDVVHLTLPDWIVVGESVLIRPSNASGVIRYVGTTHFQAGAWVGVELDTPTGKNDGTMEGIQYFQCKPKYGKFVRPDKLQLDKRGKAMRAYKAAEKSNSISKEMSSSMTRSKSRGDSLNVSARK, encoded by the exons ATGTCAAGTGATAAGATCAAAGTTGCTGTAAGGGTGCGACCCTTCAATCGCCGCG AAATCGAATTGGGTACAAAATGTAtcgtggaaatggaaaaacaacaGACGATATTGCAGAATCCACCACCATTGGAAAAAATCGAAAG aaaacaaccAAAGACATTTGCATTCGATCACTGCTTCTACTCGTTGAACCCGGAGGATGACAACTTCGCGTCCCAGGAGACGGTGTTCGATTGCGTGGGACGTGACATACTGGACAATGCATTCCAGGGCTATAATGCGTGCATATTCGCGTATGGCCAGACAG GGTCCGGCAAGTCCTATACGATGATGGGCTCTCAGGAGAACAAGGGCATTATACCGCGCCTGTGTGATAAGCTCTTCTCGGCCATTGCCAACAAGTCAACGCCCGAGCTGATGTACAAAGTGGAGGTCTCCTACATGGAGATCTACAACGAGAAGGTCCACGATCTGCTCGACCCGAAGCCAAACAAACAGTCGCTCAAAGTGCGCGAACACAACGTGATGGGTCCCTATGTCGATGGTTTGTCGCAGCTGGCCGTGGCATCCTACCAGGACATCGATAACCTCATGACCGAGGGCAACAAATCCCGGACGGTGGCGGCCACCAACATGAATGCCGAGTCGTCGCGCTCCCATGCCGTCTTCTCGGTGGTGCTCACCCAGATACTCACGGATCAGGCAACGGGCGTCAGCGGGGAGAAGGTTTCGCGGATGTCTCTCGTAGACTTGGCTGGCTCCGAGCGTGCCGTGAAGACGGGCGCTGTCGGCGATCGTCTCAAGGAGGGCTCCAACATAAACAA ATCTCTGACCACGCTGGGCCTGGTCATCTCCAAGCTGGCCGATCAGACCAATGGCAAGCGGAATGGAAACGACAAATTTGTGCCCTATCGGGACTCTGTGCTCACCTGGCTGCTGAAGGACAATCTGGGCGGCAACTCCAGGACCGTAATGGTGGCCACAATCTCACCGTCGGCGGACAACTACGAGGAGACGTTGTCCACGCTGCGCTATGCGGATCGGGCCAAGCGCATCGTCAACCACGCCGTGGTCAACGAAGATCCCAATGCCCGGATCATTCGGGAGCTGCGACACGAGGTGGAGACGCTGAGGAGCATGCTGAAGCACGCCACGGGATCGCCGGTGGGCGATGTGCAGGATAAACTGGCCGAGAGCGAGAATCTAATGAAGCAGATCTCGCAGACGTGGGAGGAGAAGTTGGTCAAGACGGAGCGCATCCAGAACGAGCGACAGCAGGCCCTGGAGAAAATGGGCATCAGTGTGCAGGCCAGCGGCATCAAGGTGGAGAAGAACAAGTACTATTTGGTCAATTTGAATGCGGATCCGTCCCTCAACGAGCTGCTGGTCTACTACCTAAAG GAACGGACGCTGATTGGCGGTCGCAGCATTAGCGGACAACAGCCCGATATACAGCTCTCTGGGCTGGGCATTCAACCGGAGCATTGTGTGATCACCATTGAGGACAGCGGACTGTATATGGAGCCAGTTCAGGGAGCGCGTTGTTTCGTGAACGGATCTGCGGCCGTGGAGAAGACTCCGCTACAGAACGGCGATCGCATCCTGTGGGGCAATCATCATTTCTTCCGCGTCAACTCTCCAAAGAGCAACAACACGAGCATGAGCGCCTCGGAGCCGCAGACGCCGGCCCAGCTGATCGACTACAACTTTGCGCGCGACGAGATTATGCAGAACGAGCTGAGCAATGACCCCATTCAGACGGCCATTGCTCGCCTGGAGCGCCAGCACGAGGAAGATAAGCAGGTGGCGCTGgagaagcagcggcaggagtACGAGCGCCAGTTCCAGCAACTGCGCAACATTCTCTCGCCCAGCACACCCTATGCCCCATATGCCCCCTACGATCCGCTGCGCATGGGCAAGATAACCCCGAATACTCCGACCTCCCAGATGCGGGTCGAAAAGTGGGCACAG GAGCGCGATGAAATGTTCCGACGTTCGCTGGGGCAGCTGAAAACGGACATCATGCGAGCCAATTCCCTGGTGCAAGAGGCCAACTTCCTGGCCGAGGAAATGGAGAAGAAGACCAAATTCTCGGTCACCCTGCAAATACCGCCGGCCAATCTGAGTCCCAACAGGCGACGGGGGGCCTTTGTTAGCGAGCCCGCGATTCTGGTGAAGCGCACAAATTCCGGCAGCCAGATATGGACGATGGAGAAGCTGGAGAACAAACTGATCGACATGCGAGAGATGTACCAGGAGCACAAGGAGCGCGTGCTCAACGGATTG CCCCTTGTAGAGCAATTCTCAGACGATGAATACGATGACAAG GACGATGACAATGCCAAGCCGCAGGACCCGTTCTACGAGTCGCAGGAGAACCACAATCTCATTGGCGTGGCCAACATATTCCTGGAGGTGCTCTTCCACGACGTCAAGCTGGACTACCACACGCCCATCATCAGCCAGCAGGGTGAGGTGGCAGGACGCCTgcaggtggaggtggagcgcATAGCCGGCCAGATGCCGCAGGACCGCATGTGCGAGTCGGTCTCGGAGTCCTCGGAGAACTCGCGCGACGAGTACGATGACCCTGTCGATCCCTCCTCCAACCAGATCACGTGTCGAGTCACCATCAAGTGCGCCACGggcctgcccctgtccctctcCAACTTTGTGTTCTGCCAGTACACGTTTTGGGGCCACCAGGAGATGGTGGTGCCCGTGATCAATGCCGAGTCCACGGCCCACGATCAGAATATGGTATTCAAGTTCGAGCACACAAACGACTTTACGGTCACCATCAACGAGGAGTTCCTCGAGCACTGCATCGAGGGAGCCCTGTCGATTGAGGTCTGGGGCCATCGCAGTGCCGGATTCTCCAGGACCAAGGGCTGggaggtggagcagcagcaggccaagGCCCGTTCCCTGGTCGACCGCTGGGCGGAGCTTTCGCGCAAAATCGAGCTCTGGGTGGAGATCCACGAGCTGAACGACAGCGGCGAGTACTCGCCCGTGGAAGTGACCAATCGCAACGAGGTTCTGACCGGTGGCATCTACCAGCTGCGCCAGGGTCAGCAGCGACGGGTCAATGTGCGCGTGAAGCCTGTCCAAAACTCGGGAACGCTGCCCATCATCTGCCAGTCGATTGTGAACGTGGCTATTGGTAGTGTGACGGTTCGCTCGCGGCTGCAGCGGCCACTCGACTCCTACCAGGAGGAAGATCTCACCGTCTTGCGTGAGAAGTGGAGCGAGGCGCTGGGACGCCGTCGCCAGTACCTGGACCAGCAGATCcagatgctgatcaagaaggaggagaagaacgagcaggagcgggagcgggagctgAGCCTGGTGCATCAGTGGGTCTCCCTGACGGAGGAACGAAACGCAGTGCTGGTGCCGGCTCCCGGCTCGGGCATACCGGGAGCCCCTGCTTCCTGGGAGCCGCCATCTGGCATGGAGCCGCATGTGCCCGTGCTCTTCTTAAACCTCAACGGCGACGACCTTTCCGCCCAGAACACCAACGACGAGCTCTCCATTGCGGGCATCAATTCCATTCTCTCCAAGGAGCACGGCCACAAATTCTACACGCTGCAGATCCTGCAGCATCTGGACAAGGACGTGTGCTGTGTGGCCAGCTGGGACTCGTCCATGCACGACAGCCAGGCCCTCAACCGCGTCACTGAGGCCAACGAACGTGTCTATCTCATTCTGCGCACCACAGTGCGTCTCTCGCATCCTGCCCCCATGGATCTGGTGCTGCGGAAGCGCCTCAGCATCAACATCAAGAAAGGACAGACGCTGACGGATCGCCTCAAGAAGTTCCGACTTGTGCGGGGCGAGAACGCCATTTGGCAGAGTGGCGTTACCTACGAGGTGGTCTCCAACATTCCGAAGGCCTCCGAAGAGCTCGAGGATCGCGAGTCGCTCGCCCAGCTAGCGGCCAGCGGGGACGATTGCTCGGCCAGCGATGGCGAGACCTACATAG AGAAATACACGCGGGGCGTTTCGGCAGTGGAGAGCATTTTGACCCTGGACCGGCTGCGGCAGAATGTGGCTGTCAAGGAACTGGAGACGGCCCATGGCCAGCCGCTGTCCATGCGCAAGACCGTCAGTGTGCCGAACTTCTCGCAG AAACTCATGAATAAACTCACGCAGATCATGCGCTTCGATGCGTCGATGGAGTCGCTGCTGAATGTGGGACGATCCGAGTCCTTTGCCGATCTCAACAACAGTGCCCTGGGCAATAAGTTTACGCCAG TTCACAGCGGAGGGGGAGGATCCGGCAACGGAGTCATACGCAACCGGCACAGCTTCGGCGGCAAGGGCAGCAGCGAGGATTCGCCTGGAAAAGCCTTCGGCATTG GCTctatatctctgctgtcaG CGCGTCCAACGTTTTTGAATCTCAATTTGAACTTGAACACATTGAGAATTGCGCCAACGAAAC CATCGCCAGCCACCAGCAAGCTGCTGGGCATGCGTATGACCACGCTGCATGAGGAGCCCCTGGGTGGACATCGATCGCTCGACGAGGAGCCCGAGGACAGCTACAGCGACTCGGAATATGCCGCAGAGTATGAGCAGGAGCGCCAGCAGAACAGGAGCCTGGCCACGCGGTCACGCCTCACGTCGTCCAAGACCATGGACTCGTTCATGGATGTCAGCAGCCACTCGAGCAACAACTACTTGAGCTACACGTCGAGCGCCAATGCGAATATGAAGCACTTGACAGGCCTGGCCACGCTCAGCATGAGCTCGTCCACCAGCAGTGGCTATGGCTCCCAGGCCGTTTCCTGTAATAATCTGAGCAACGAGGACATAACTTCCATGCGTTCCATGAGCATTGACGAGACTCCAG ATTTGGATCGCGTCAATTCCAACTCGCCACCAAACCGTCAGGCTCGAGTCAACCCCTTCCTCAAGGACATGCCTAAAGCCAAAACACAAGAGAAAGTCGAGCCCCAAGCTAAGACGCTGCAGGAGGCGTTCACACACCCCCTGGAGCAGCCAGAGTCGAAGGAAGCCGGCCAAAGTGATGATGAGTGCGAGCAGGtgcccaaaaataaaataaacaacaacaacaacgatagCATTATCAAGGAGGAGCCACAGCATGCGCCCGAGGAAGAACTTCAGGAGGTAGTGGAAGATGAGTCAGAGCAGAGACAGGAACTTTCCACAGACAATCAGAACGGCAATCAATCGCTGGACGAGGCCACACACAACATTTCAGAGCAGAACCTTGAGGGCGATGGCATCGTCAGAGAAGAACTGCCGGCTGGCAAAGTGATGCGGCGCAAAAAGTCCAATACGCAGCCACCGAACAACATTGGCaatagcaacaataacaataacaacagcaacagcacgaGCCAAACGGCACGCATCAACCAGCGTGCCTCGGTGGCTAAAATGGAAGGCCTGGCAGCGCACATGGACCCCAGCATTATGTCCAGCAGCACAGAAGTCGAGG ACGATGGCAAGGATGTGGTGCATCTGACGCTGCCCGATTGGATTGTGGTGGGTGAGTCGGTGCTGATCCGCCCGTCCAACGCCAGCGGCGTCATACGGTATGTGGGAACGACACACTTTCAGGCTGGAGCCTGGGTTGGTGTGGAACTGGACACGCCTACAGGCAAAAACGATGGCACCATGGAGGGCATACAGTATTTCCAGTGCAAGCCAAAGTACGGCAAGTTTGTGCGACCTGACAAGCTGCAGCTGGACAAGCGCGGCAAGGCGATGAGAGCCTACAAAGCCGCCGAGaagagcaacagcatcagcaaag AAATGAGCAGCTCGATGACACGCTCCAAGAGCCGCGGCGACTCGCTAAATGTGTCGGCGCGCAAATGA